In a single window of the Puntigrus tetrazona isolate hp1 unplaced genomic scaffold, ASM1883169v1 S000000656, whole genome shotgun sequence genome:
- the LOC122334859 gene encoding G-protein coupled receptor family C group 6 member A-like translates to MAVIASHHNAVDGPSLGNMISRVTLVPFCLPTDLLPVIVYVFDLPCICGAWADGDIRIGILSSCHSKVQTLHVRERPEKYNCTGLNLISLVRTLAVVHTIETINNSSFLPGVRLGYYICDTCSHASKAIQSTEQLLAVNGTLPVQCEVLERPNVKAIIGARFSEDSLAVARLLSLYMVPQISTTSSAQTLSDSIRYPAFLRTIPSDVHQTKALVNFMKHFHWDWVGVVYGDDDYGKNALQSFLADSEDADICHAFQEVLPHYLANNDIDKRIQEVAETIRLSEAKVVVLILKEELVSKLFKEMIWQNITRTWIASDAWSMSRNISQMEGINQVGDIFGFTFITGPNPGFKEFLQKPTFPPGSVNLFLEEYRQLGKDTGSLTEAVDISMTYGERLAVWSIVHALKRLLNCNETDCPGERDFPPWKLLKELKNISFTMDNQTFYFNASGNFMNGYDLINWQVQEASGQRRFVVVGNYNLTKTEVHITAPIIWNNPNNAVPVSMCSATCPPGTAKKLLKTSCCHNCTQCLEGTYSNETNLPNCLPCENGTWSLKGWISCKPKEEDYWTWDGSHSIILLTFTAIGYLLLLFTLIIFMVFYGKPVMKQAGGTLCFVIMVGLTLSYTSVILFIGKPNVHICRGRQILYALGFSLTVSCILVKALRTFASFLPPHRQRHAKRFYKPPVIITCGTLIQALICILWLIFDSPGVEAIQFDQSMIIILQCSEGSGIGFGIMLCYIALLAFVCFLMAFKGRKVPQAFNETGHIILSMLIYLFVWVCFTPVYIAKVNERYSIQVAAILVSCYGVIFCHFAPKWYMALCKKKEQLTREAYIARVNNHIDFVDLIPDITLQPGFIMGSQNTINSADTGLGSINLEFPYQTLRKRTRSKSI, encoded by the exons ATGGCTGTGATTGCATCCCATCACAATGCAGTGGACGGCCCGTCCTTGGGAAACATGATTTCAAGGGTCACCCTAGTTCCcttctgcctgcctaccgaccttctgcctgttatcgtttacgtCTTTGATCTCCCCT GCATATGTGGTGCTTGGGCAGATGGGGATATACGGATAGGAATTCTCAGTTCTTGCCATTCTAAAGTACAGACACTACATGTGAGAGAACGTCCCGAAAAATACAACTGCACAGG ATTAAATCTCATTTCACttgtaaggactctagctgttGTGCATACTATTGAAACAATCAATAACTCCAGTTTCCTCCCGGGTGTGCGGCTGGGCTACTACATCTGTGACACTTGCTCTCATGCATCAAAGGCCATTCAGAGCACCGAGCAGCTTCTCGCTGTTAATGGCACACTGCCTGTCCAATGTGAAGTGCTTGAAAGGCCTAATGTAAAAGCAATCATTGGTGCACGTTTCTCAGAAGATTCTCTTGCAGTGGCTCGACTTCTGAGTCTATACATGGTCCCACAG ATAAGCACAACATCATCTGCACAAACGCTTAGTGACAGCATCCGATACCCAGCATTCCTGCGCACAATTCCCAGTGATGTTCACCAAACCAAAGCTCTGGTTAATTTCATGAAACACTTTCACTGGGATTGGGTTGGGGTGGTCTATGGGGATGATGACTATGGAAAAAATGCCTTACAAAGTTTCTTAGCTGATTCAGAAGATGCAGATATATGTCATGCTTTCCAGGAAGTATTGCCTCATTACCTAGCAAACAATGATATCGACAAAAGGATCCAAGAGGTGGCAGAAACAATCCGCTTATCTGAAGCTAAAGTTGTGGTACTTATCTTAAAGGAAGAGCTGGTCTCAAAACTGTTCAAGGAGATGATTTGGCAGAACATCACGCGTACTTGGATTGCAAGTGATGCTTGGTCAATGTCACGAAATATATCTCAAATGGAGGGAATCAACCAAGTAGGTGACATTTTTGGGTTCACTTTCATCACTGGTCCCAATCCTGGTTTTAAGGAGTTTTTGCAGAAACCTACTTTTCCTCCGGGATCTGTAAACCTTTTTCTTGAGGAATATAGGCAGTTAGGGAAAGATACTGGTTCTCTAACAGAAGCTGTCGACATCAGCATGACCTATGGGGAAAGGTTAGCTGTATGGTCTATTGTTCATGCTTTGAAACGTCTTCTAAACTGCAATGAAACTGATTGCCCTGGAGAACGGGATTTTCCACCATGGAAG CTCCTCAAGGAACTGAAAAACATCAGTTTTACTATGGACAATCAAAcattctattttaatgcatctggAAATTTTATGAATGGATATGATTTAATAAACTGGCAAGTACAAGAAGCAAGTGGTCAGAGacgctttgttgttgttggaaaTTACAATCTGACAAAAACAGAAGTTCACATTACAGCACCCATAATATGGAATAATCCAAACAATGCG GTTCCTGTTTCCATGTGCTCTGCTACTTGCCCTCCTGGTACAGCTAAGAAACTACTTAAAACATCATGCTGTCATAATTGCACACAATGTTTAGAGGGTACTTACTCTAATGAAACAA ACTTACCAAATTGCCTTCCTTGTGAAAATGGTACTTGGTCTTTGAAAGGATGGATTTCCTGTAAGCCAAAGGAAGAGGACTACTGGACATGGGATGGGTCCCATTCTATAATTCTACTCACATTTACTGCAATAGGttatcttttgttgttgttcaccCTTATCATATTCATGGTCTTTTATGGAAAACCAGTCATGAAACAGGCAGGGGGAACCCtatgttttgtaataatggtTGGGTTAACACTCAGCTATACTAGTGTAATATTGTTCATTGGCAAACCCAATGTTCACATTTGCAGGGGTCGACAAATCTTGTATGCCTTAGGGTTCTCTCTCACAGTTTCATGTATTTTGGTTAAAGCACTACGCACCTTTGCATCATTTCTTCCACCGCATCGTCAGAGACATGCTAAAAGGTTTTACAAGCCTCCTGTTATCATAACCTGTGGTACTCTCATTCAAGCCCTAATCTGCATCTTGTGGTTGATATTTGATTCTCCAGGTGTAGAGGCAATTCAGTTTGACCAAAGTatgataattattttacagtgcagtgAAGGTTCTGGCATTGGATTTGGTATCATGCTGTGCTATATTGCACTGCTAGCGTTTGTCTGCTTTTTGATGGCCTTCAAAGGGAGAAAGGTGCCTCAGGCTTTCAATGAGACTGGTCACATCATCTTAAGCATGCTAATTTACCTTTTTGTTTGGGTCTGTTTTACCCCTGTATACATTGCTAAGGTCAACGAGCGCTATTCAATTCAAGTGGCTGCCATCTTGGTGTCATGTTATGGAGTTATCTTCTGTCACTTTGCACCTAAATGGTACATGGCTCTctgcaaaaagaaagaacaacTTACTCGAGAGGCATATATTGCAAGAGTCAATAATCATATAGACTTTGTTGACTTAATCCCAGACATAACACTGCAACCTGGGTTTATAATGGGGTCACAAAATACCATTAACTCAGCTGATACTGGTTTGGGTTCAATTAATCTAGAATTTCCTTACCAGACATTACGGAAAAGAACTAGGAGCAAATCCATTTGa